Within Paralichthys olivaceus isolate ysfri-2021 chromosome 19, ASM2471397v2, whole genome shotgun sequence, the genomic segment GATTGTCAACTAGTAACAAAAGACTCGAAGCAGCGACAGCTCAGCTAATAACAGGAAGGTTTGTTTTAAGGTGGTTGTACGGTGACTATTTGTTTGAACTATATTTCAGGTTTCTCTGAGCTGGAGCGACACTGTGACGCAGCCGGGCGATGACGTCACTCTCAGGGTCAAGGTGGCGGAGCCGGGCTCTCTGGTCGGGATCCTGGTGGTCGACAAGGCGACGCGGGGGAGGGGATCAAACAACGACATCACCAAGATGAGGGTGAGATCCACCAAGATCCGCTGCTGACGGATGTTATCATAAAATCTATTGAATGTAAAAccttcagtgcagataaaccaggtgggatgaacAGACTTGACTCTGCACCTCAGACTGTTTGTCAGAAGCTCTGCTCACGATAACAGTTTGTTGTAGAACTGTACGATATGTTATATTTCCTATATATTGAATGTTGTGGTGGACGTTGGTGTGAAAACAGGATCACCATCTTACATAACGCTGTGTGAACCCTGAGGAGCGAAGCCTTTGTCTCCTCAGGTTCCCTCAGTTTACTGTTTTCAAACAGTTTCCGGGTGCATTACCCTCACACCCATATTTCTCGTCTGAAACCCAATCCACCGCCCCAGTATCGGTTCAGTGTGACCCAGAGCACCGGTCAGACTGGTCCCTCACAATGCCGGCCCTCTTTGTGTCTGGATTACTGTTGTCTGGGTTTGTCTGCTGGAACAATGGCGGCTCTGAGGATGTTGTTGCTCTCACAGGTGATGGAGGAGATTAAGCAGTACAGCGTCTCCGCGGCTGACGCCTTCTCCGACATGTTGACAATGGGAGATCCGCACTCCGTCTTCAAGGTTGGTCCTGATGTTTGGGATGAGCTGCTCTGTTGACTGAAGTTCAGTCTCTCTGCTGAAAATAAGTTTTATAACAGTGTGAAGTGAGTTGAattcatatttctgtttccaGGAATAACATGAGTATTTACAATAAGTAGGTTTTCTTGGTTTTAAAGTTTCAtctatagtttgttttgttatatCTGCAAGGGTTCCTAACAATGTGGTATTAAATCTAATATCACAAAATAATGAACCTAGATGACACTGAGCTCTCTCCACATTGCATCAGAGACATATATgtaaacaaactgctgcagattAAACTTTAAATATTAATTCTCTCCAGTTAAAAGGAATATTTGGTCAATTTCACCTCCCTGAAAATACGTATTGATTCACAAAGTCCAGATCATCAACTAGTTATATAGCAAAAGTTCTGAGAATTCAACTGCACACAAAGATTTGACTGAATAATCGTCCTCATGTAAATGTCCCCGTGGACGAACCGGACGTGTCTGTAGTGAAATGTTTCTCGTCTCTGCTCAGATTTGTGATTTCGTGGCTCTGACCGATGCCACTTTACACGAGATGAAAAATCCAATGAGGCCTACATTACgtaagttttaaaaatgttttctcacttAAACATCACGACTGTGGCGACTTTGTGAAGCTAATCTAACAAGTGCTCATCTTCTCAACAGCAGGGGAGGGAATGTATCACCTCACCCACGCGGACGATCAACCGACGCAGCAACAGCAGGATGCTCGAGAGCGCCAGAACTTTCCAGAGACCTGGATGTGGCTGGACACCAACGTGAGGTGGGTCAAAATGCAAAGAACTAAACTTAAGTTGTAAAAATCTTTACTGAAAGTTTGGAGATTTAAAAGATGTGGAGCCTTTATATAAACATTACAAACTGAACGGACGTCTTTTTCTTTGGACAGTGACTCAGACACTAAAGAGTTACGTGTCACTGCACCAGACAGCATCACAGCCTGGGTCGCCACCGCCTTCGTCATGTCTGAGAACTTGGGACTGGGCGTCGTGGAAGAGCCGGCAGAGGTCAGATCCTTCAGACGCTCTGTAAAACACTGAACTGCAAAATTGTGGCCAAAGTGACGTTGTACAGCTGTTTCTCATTCGTTGCAAtgaaattataattttcttAATTCGATTTGTACTTTTTAGTGAAAGCGTTTGAGTTCTGTTGTATTATGTACGGGGAGTCTTGTGTAAGTACTTGTTTACGTTATGAATatctgtgtgttgtggtgttttcCTCTGAGACCGTCTCCATGTTGCGTTCTTCAGCTCACGGTGTTCCAGGACTTTTTCCTGTCCTTGAATCTGCCGGCGTTCATCATCCggggagaggagctgctgctggagatcGTCCTGTTCAACTACCTCCTGCACGACCTGGAGGTCAGTGCTGCCCCGCCCACTCCGCCGATCACTTGAGATACTGAAACGTTTGATTTAATTCTCTACTTTAAActctttgttctctttttatCCGAAACTCGACCGGTCACTCTTCAGTCCGACTCTAAAGTTCAAACAGTTGAGCTGTGTCAGATCTCAAGTTCATGAACGAAGGTCTCGGAACACTGATGCTGGTTCAGACAAACAGGACGTGTCTGATTCTACCAGCGTCAACGTGTTCGGACAGCAGGAGTCTGGTTGCAGCTGTGAATTCTCTGTAGTTCACGGGATCGTCAGGTTCCAGTAATCTCATCACAGCATCAGTGGCTTTATCTCcgtcctctgtttcctctgaggaGACGATCCAAACTAAATCCTTCATAAAAGACCACGTGACACAGTCGTGTTCAGTTTGATATTTGGTTTCGACAACACGCTCCTTTGTTTCCTCCCACGCTCTGTTCTGTGTAACGTGATCTGGGCGGATGCTCCTCGTGTCTTTGTTGGCAGGTCATGGTGACTGTGGCGCAGAGCGACACCTTTGAGTTCGTCTTCCCGGACAATGATGCGCTCTCCGTGCCAGGCGTCCGGCGGCTGTCCATGGGGAGCCAGAGCGGGACGGCCGTCCTCGTTCCCATCAGGCCGCTGGTCCTCGGAGAGATCCCCATCTCTGTGAAAGCCAAGTCGTACGCGGCGTCCGACTTTGTGCGCAGGATGTTGCTCGTCAAGGTGCGTGAGAAACTGGAGGTTTAAAGTTATAACACGTCACAGAAACATGACTTTCTAAATGTTCTGTCTTTTGATAACTGGACAGTTTCTTTATCAAGACGaatgtcctgtttgttttttatctttagtCCCTGCTCGTTAAACTTGTGACCCTCAGATTGTTTCTGGTCCAGAGTGAATCAGTGTTTCTCTTATGAGCAGAAGCTGTTTCCATCACTCAGGGTTTCAGCGTCTTGCTCAACAAAACATCACCCGTGGGAATTGAACCTTCCTCGTGTTTATCAGAGCGTTTGTCAAACAGCTGTTGCACTAATCTGAGGTTGTCCTGATGTTTCCCAGAAATCTTACTCACCGccagtttgtgttgtttcaggcCGAGGGAATCGAGCAGACGTTCTCGGCCTCGCTGCTGTTGGAGGTGTCTCCGTCACAGTCGAGCGTCTCCACGCACGTGTCCTTCACCTTACCAGCAGATCTGGTGCAGGGCAGCGAGAGAGCTGTGGTGACGGTGGTCGGTACGTAGACTCTGATCGTTAAAACTTCCATttgattaaatatgttttaataccAAATGTGTTCACATGATTTAATTTGACAGTTTTGTCTGGAATAAAAGTGTCCAAGGAAAATGAATCAAGACAAAATTCCTACAGTCACATTCTTCTGGAAGATTTGAGTCACAGTTTAAAAAGCTAAATGTCAaactttaatattaaataagtCTTATTTAATACAAAATACATCAGTGAAAACCAGGAAAGACGATAACTAATTTAATTTCCCACTTGTAGATTTGTCAtttcattaattattaaatgtGAGTTGAATAATAAGactaaagataaaataaagaacATCTAAAATAACAACACTGTAAAATGACTGTATTCTGTTAACACCTCCACTATAGTGACATGGACACAATAATCAGAATATTCACATTATTCTGAATGAAACATTAATTCAAACACGTATACGCGAGTTTCTAAAACTTATTTTCCTGTTAAAGAATCTGATAATGACTCAATAcgtagacacacaaacatacagtccATCACACGTAGCGACTCCAGCGTATTTCAAAACACAGACACgcgtgtttaaaaaaaaagtacatgtgATGAATTTCTACAAGCTGCAGAGTATTTATAGTTTCCCAGAAAATGTTTCATGCATCATTTCTGAAAGTGAAATGACTCACGTGGAACAGAAATCGTCTCAAACAGAGTAAAAACACGAGTTTGAATCCGAGACACGAACTCGACCGTCTCATGATTCATCTTCTGCTGTGACTCATGAACGTTTAAATACAACGAGATCCTTCCTAAATATTTATCACTGATCTCCTTCACCCGCACTGATGATGTGACCGTTTACTTTCTGTGATCGTCGTTCGATCATGTCTGATTTCTTCCCGTTTCCGTGGCGATGCAGGCGACATCCTCGGCCCCTCCATCAGCGGCCTGGACTCTCTGATCCAGATGCCGTACGGCTGCGGCGAACAGAACATGATCAACTTTGCTCCCAACGTCTACGTCCTGCAGTACCTGAGCGCCACGGGACAGGCCGACCAGGACACCACGGACCGAGCCACGCGCTACATGCTGACAGGTAGAGCACGGACACGCTCACAAGTCAGAAAAATCTTTCACACAAAGATCTGCGTCTAATCGCTGCTGCTTCCCTCAGGTTACGAGCGGGAGTTGACCTTTCAGAGGAAGGACGACTCCTTCAGTGCGTTTGGAGACCGGGACTCATCTGGAAGCACCTGGTGCGTTTACAGAGAAATTTAACGTGTTTAATTTAAAGATGTGAACAGGAAGAAACGTCTGTGACCAATCAAACATCTTTTCTTCCGCAGGCTGAGCGCTATGGTGCTGAGGTGTTTCCTGCAGGCGCGGTCGTTCATCGCCATCGACGAGCACGTGCTGCAGGGAACGGCGGCCTGGTTGGGATCCCAGCAGGGGGCCGACGGGAGCTTCGAGGAGCACGGCCGGGTCATCCACACAGAGCTGAAGGGAGGCCAGGCCAGTGTCGTCTCCCTCACAGCCTACGTCCTCATCGCTCTGCTGGAGGACGACAGCGTCAAGGTCAGAGTCCGTCACTGTTCACGATATCGTCTAATGGACATGAAACattatctgttttttaaagttttggttttatttctgtgctTAATTCATTTATTCCGTTTTATACTTGAATCACCGTCTTAGTTTTCATCTTATTTAAACTTATTGAGTCATTTTTTAATGAACTAATTTACAAACTGAAATAACTTGATCAGCTGCTTGAtgagaatttaaaatgtgtaaagatTTGAAGTTTGAGGCTTTTTCACAACGTTGCATTGATATTTTGAAAAGTAGAGAAAAGCTGAAGGAAGcagaataaaaattaaaatgtctcttGTCTCGTCTCTGAAGTTAACTGTgtccctgctctctgtctgtcaggctCAGTATGGGAGTCAGGTGTCTTCAGCGTTGATGTACCTGGAGACTCGTCTGTCTCTGGGAGTCGTCAGTAACTACAGCCTCAGTCTGCTCGGCTACGCTCTGGCTCTGTCCGGCAGCTCCAGCGCCGCCACGGCGGTCAGTCAGCTGATGGAACGAGCCGAGACGATCGGTACGAGCGTGAAACTTAAAATGAGTCAGTCACGTctgcattaaaggttcagtgcgtAAGATTCAGGTGTTGTtggaaactgaatataaaataatacaattggTGTTTTCTTGACTCTAGAATGAgccgtttatatttaaatactttatatttaaatactttatattcaaatactttgcagtagctcagactggacaaactaaaccttatTTATGTAAACTGAAGCTATTgtaggttctctgtcatgtttggagaggggggggggtattcagctgctacatgccttctcaccactagaggtcactatattctacacactgaccctttaaacGTGCAGCTGCAGCCAGGATGCAATTAGCTTAGCAAACatgctttgtgtctgtgtgaaagtTTTAATGACGGAGCTTTAGCTCAGAATGTGACGTCTTGTGTCTCTGCGGTTAGACGGCGTCCCGACGTGGTCCTCCCCGGACGTCGGCCTGTCGTCGTCGTGGCAGCCTCGCTCTGCAGACATAGAGATGGTGGCCTACCTGCTGCTGACTCTGCATAAGCTGGGTCGCACCGCGGAGGGCGTCGGCCTCCTCAAGTGGCTCAGTCGGCAGCGGAGCCACCGCGGAGGATTCGGAAGCACTCAGGTCTGAAAAACTGCTGCTCCATatgctgaaaatagtccctgacaaatgtttgtgtacatgaattaaaaaacCTCAGTGAGTTTTTatagtttttgaaaatgttcgTCTTCACCGTGATCCAATCGTCTTCGGGCTGAGAGGCAGATcgtgtttctctgttttctctctgtcagaaAGTGCATCGTTGTTCTGTCGCATACAAACTTTCATtacctttttaaaaaacctgTTTTCAAATCTTGAGAAAACTCAGTGTGGTCGTCTGCACATGAACTAAAACACGTCCTGAGAACACGACAGAAGGAAACATGGAATCTAAACGAACACGGCTGGAAACAAGAAATCATTGAACATCCCGAGCTGTGATGTTGAGTCGACACAGAGCTGACGTCTAATGAATCTTCTTCCCGTCTCTCAGGACACAATCGTCGCCCTGCAGGCCTTGTCCACGCTCGCAGTGTTCGGCAACTCCCACCACTTCGACCTCGCCGTCCGAGTGACCATGGAGTCGTCCACCGTCGCCTCGTTCAACATCCACCAGAGCAACTacatgctgctgcagagtcagcAGGTACGCAAGGTCGAATCCAGTCTCACTGAGCCGGTTAAACACTGGACACAAGAGGAGCCGGGGttcgaaccaccaacctttcGCTTAGTGGACAACTAGAGCCAGATCTGGCCTTGCTCAGAATACTTGTGTCCACCAGGTGGCGCCAGACAGAAGCTCATGGGTTTTTCATCCTTGTGAAAACAAAACGTTCaactaataaaaaataaacttctgATGTTTCACTTTTCACACGATCGTGAACTGTCGATGTCATCGAGACTTTCAACAGGAAATAATTAGTTAAAGCTCATTATCATGAATCAGGACTTTGAATAGTTTAATAGAACATTTATGGTCCTGAAGCAAAACTGACACATGGACGGACCGACGTCGTCTTTATCACCTGCTGCAAACTATTTATCAGAAACTTGTTCCCTGTGATTCCAGCTGCAGCCACCGGAGGAGCTGCTCCTGCACGTGACGGCCGAGGGTCGTGGACTCGCTCTGTTTCaggtgcaaacacaaacattattaaCGAGTCTGGAAACGTGTTGGACTGAAGAACAGAATAAACATCTTATCACTGCAGAATGTGTAGCGCGGTTCCAAACCTCTGGTGGTTATAATCGTTGAACTGTCTCAGTGTGACTTCCTGTCTCGTCCCCGCAGCTCACCGTGTTTTACAACGTCAGGAACGAGAAGCTGATGAGGCGCAGACGAGAGGTCGACGTGCACGAGGCCTTTTATCTGCACACGGAGCTGCGGGACGTTGACATGACGTCATCATATCTGGACGTCTGCACCAGGTGAGCGGCTCGGCTCtgacaccccccccaccccccacctcgTCCTCCATCTGGATTTCTTCtcaattaaagtttttttcctctccactgtctcctcgtgttttctctgtgtctggtCTCCACTTTAATATGTGAGataatgtttgtttgatttgttgctATAGAGGTAAAGTTTTATTGAATAGACGGTCGAACAATTTACCTGTAAATCTGCTGAactttcacaaaacaaacaaaacgtaaataaaaatgaaactctGAGATAATTAAATACCAAGAATCTatttaaaggaagaaaaaattgtttatttataatgtaattcaattaaatacaactttaaataataaatataattcaaTATATAACTCAAATCAAGAAGTGGGTATAAACAGTGTCTGTTTGAATGAAGTTAACACTCCTATCTTGTTGGTGtcacatgttttatatattcagatgttaattaatttaaatctgTTGTTAATTTATGGATTGAAACAAATCTTGAATGTTTGTTGCTCCGCCCTCTGCAGCCTGTCGGAGCATGTGGGTCTGAGTGCGACGGGCATGGCCATCCTGGAGGTGGGTCTGCTGAGCGGCTTCAGTGTGGCGCCGGACGCCATCCAGACTGACGAGGTCATAAAGGCGGTGGAGATGCATCCTGGGAAAGTCGTTGTGTACCTGGACTCTGTACGTGTCAACACACTCTACCACAGACTCACTATTCCTGAAGTTTCTCACTagagttaaaatgtaaacgtgTTTCCAGGTGACGACGGACGAGATGTGTCTGCAGATTCTGATGCACGCGGAATATAAAGTCGCCAAAGTGCAGGAGGCGACTGTTTCCATCTACGATTATTATGAACCAAGTAAGAACGCAGAAGTTTTCATCTGTCGAACACGTGAAGAAACGAGCTGGAGCCTCAGACAGCTCACGATAAAGTTTTATATTACGTAATAGTTTCATCACAGACTGTTTTTCTATGTAATCCAGAAGCTGATGTCGTTTGATGGGAACAATTTCTGATCAATATAAAGTTGACGGTGTCTCTTGACATcttagaaaatgtgtttcagacCGTGTTGTTGATCATTTGGAGTTAAACTCCCGACTAACGTTCTCTCTAAGTTTGGAGAGAATCCGTCCGTGCTCTGTCCCGTTAGTTTGTTCATAGACGCACTGAGGAGCGGAGGCTGGTGAATGTACATGAAGACCTGCAGACTGAATACTGAACAGACTTCACCTGTACGTTTAATCTTCACTCTCTTCCAGGACGGAGGACGGTGAGGACGTATATGTCTGAGAAGAGGAACACCATGTCCACCTGCTCCTTCTGTGGCCACGACTGCAGCGAGTGCAGAGTGGAGGATTATTACGAACACAGTTCTGCGTCtcgcagcagcaacaacagcttcCTTCTGCTCGctcttcctgctgctctgctcttcacCATCGTCTTCAGCCTGTAAATAGTCAAACAAGTTCAGGGTCAGATGTGAAAATGTGTCGGGCTCAGCTTTGTGTGGAAAAACATTGTGTAGTGATGAAGTGGCTGGAAAATGGGACATGACTGATAATTGAATTCTCCCTTTACTCAAATGTGTGTAGTCTGTTTATATATTCATGTGCAGTTGAAGTGTGAAGTAAAACTTCTCGCGagtgagaaatgtttaaatattatgtTAGAAGTAGGTTTTACATCTGGGGGAAATATCTCATGAAATGAAAACGTCTCCAGCTTTAATCATGTGTCCTCATGTATCTTTTAATTGCTAAATATTTGTCGATTCAAATATAGtaatttttaaatatcttaATCTGTCTCGTTTCCTTTAAGACACTCGACCAgcagtgtttcctctttctgtcgtTGTGGAATCCTAAACTGTTGAGTTCCATTCTTTGGTTGAAGTGTTCCGCTGTGTGCCTTACGTCGGTGACTCAGGCGTCCCACCTGTAGGGGGAGCCTGAGTGCAGCTCAGTTCATCGTATTTATCTGCTGCTGCCACCTTCGCTCAAATCTGTTCAGGATCTGAACGGAGCCTGAAAGTGACTGTAGCAGAACCTGTTGAAGTCATTCCCCTGGAGGGTCCTGGCCCCCGGGTGGAGAACCAGCTGTGCCGGAATCAACCTCACAGCTTTTCCTTCGCTCATCTCATGACGGAAGATAAATCAGCACCGAACAATCAACTTGAAATATTTACTCTGTGGACGTTAACCTGGTTGGCAGAGCCTCGTTAATCAGACTGTGACCGTGACGAGACAAGCGTCCAAACACGAGTCGAAGCACGAGCGGCACATGAAGGCCGCTCGTAAATCTGCACACTGAAGCAGGTTTTCTGCCGAATGCAGCAGGAGCGCGATAAATCCCTGCGACTAAGTGATGGAAGCATAAACGTTAATGACGCTGCGTCATAACTTCAAGCAGCCGAGGATACCCGACCCACATGTGGACCGGAGGCACAGGTGGGGTCGATGCCCCCGACCCTCTGGCTTTTATGGCCTTTAACGCTTTGCCTCATTGCTGCTGACCTCCGGTCACTGTGCTCGCTGCCCTGCGGGTCGCCTCTGAGGAAGCGTGCAGTGCGAGTGTTTGATGCCAGTCTGAACATGGCTGGATGTGGTGCGTGCGTTTTAAAGCAGCATCAGTTGACTGTAAATGCGTCCCGTCCCCCCCCCCTGTAGGAATAAACGCACATCTCTGATGGAATCACATGTTGCATCAGCGACGCCATTTGGACTCTGAGCAGTGGTGGAGTGGAGGCCCCGCCCATACATGCCCACCTCCAATCACAAGTCgaaaaattaaaaccaaagttgTTAGAAACACGAGCCGTTGAACCTCAGAAACCATATTTCtgatgtcccatctgctaacatggagtagGCATGTTTATGAtcaccaccagggggtgatccagatgttttggcttcactttgtgaGCCGTCatctcgtccatctttatttacagtctgtgaagGTCGGTCCAAGATGGAAAACTGCGACTCACTGAAGGACGAAGCGTGTTTGCATCGTTTGGGACGGAGCGGATCGCCCAGATTAAAACCTCGTGCTGGACGTGTGCGCTCATCACTCAGGCCTCAGTGTGTATCAGATCCTGTCTGAATATAAACAGCTCCGCGGAGCTGCGAACTCCTCCGAGCATCATCTGTCAGCGAGCAGATCTGCGCCACATGTCCGTCAGTCAACACGTGCGCCGCAGACCACTCTCGTTCTCATGGACATCAAACGATGCAGGAATGTCACAGCTACGGCGCTGGCGCTACCATATTTCAAGAGCGCGCTCTGGATGATGGACTCCGGTCATCTGGGCTCAATCAGCCGCTGAAACTGGACCAGAGAAGTTGTTTCTGTTGGAGAAAAATCTGACAGTGCACTCACAGGAAGGAGAAGACCGTTTGTTCCCAAGCAAACGAGAAATGTCCAAAGAAGAATGATTTGAATTTTTACTGAGTCCGTGACAGAAACGTAACGTCAACATTCCCACGACCGGTTTGAAAATGTCCCTGTTGTGATATTTGTGCTCATCCAGAAACTTCTGTCTGTTCGTTTCCCTGAGAGCACGAAGCAGAACTCTGGTTTCTGTGGTGACGTCATCACAGAGTCTGAATGAGACTCAGGTCAGGTGTCAATCAGTTGATGACGCAGACTGTGTCTCTATCTGGTTAAAATTGGAAGATCAGATG encodes:
- the cd109 gene encoding CD109 antigen isoform X1, which encodes MQMERLQVLGFFSLFILHAAQSTSHSSHPVYLLLAPRILRSGVPPSLTVSILTDSEVVVSAHIVHGNQTVSSASATVGGGSTQQLTMPPIVKSNSSYVHPYTLEVKGHEGSHQLFFNSTELRFDPKDVSTFIQTDKRNYLPGQVVKIRAVSIHPDGKPYVSPVDVTIADPRGNLLRQWLSVDGVLGVVSREFQLSENPPLGEWTIVATVDGVSSKKQINVAHYVLPNFEVMIDVPEVIFHEDTLWGSVTAKYMYGKPVQGHMFLTFLHHFHGIVDVYEEDREIDGTEDFSFSLPDFHSMNRRAVDFDYYEGYMEEQHLTVVVNVTEHLTGLTYSSSAVVSLEQYKYKLSFHGYSKMLRPSLKFVATLKISTYNNQPLSLEDQRNTVQVSVMQRKESPWNWKMDQVLEMRPRSSNVSGPQHPEQMPLKQMEFPVPADGVVPLHVLVMNETETLTIDASFGDSHSTLQLYRSYTSPSHTYLQIQKPSTPAEVDSPVLLHIQKNFPVTEIHYIVKSRGRVVSAGNSSGDLTLFPEVSWAPLACVIVFCVRPDGEIVNDVLQLPIKPALHNQVSLSWSDTVTQPGDDVTLRVKVAEPGSLVGILVVDKATRGRGSNNDITKMRVMEEIKQYSVSAADAFSDMLTMGDPHSVFKICDFVALTDATLHEMKNPMRPTLPGEGMYHLTHADDQPTQQQQDARERQNFPETWMWLDTNVSDSDTKELRVTAPDSITAWVATAFVMSENLGLGVVEEPAELTVFQDFFLSLNLPAFIIRGEELLLEIVLFNYLLHDLEVMVTVAQSDTFEFVFPDNDALSVPGVRRLSMGSQSGTAVLVPIRPLVLGEIPISVKAKSYAASDFVRRMLLVKAEGIEQTFSASLLLEVSPSQSSVSTHVSFTLPADLVQGSERAVVTVVGDILGPSISGLDSLIQMPYGCGEQNMINFAPNVYVLQYLSATGQADQDTTDRATRYMLTGYERELTFQRKDDSFSAFGDRDSSGSTWLSAMVLRCFLQARSFIAIDEHVLQGTAAWLGSQQGADGSFEEHGRVIHTELKGGQASVVSLTAYVLIALLEDDSVKAQYGSQVSSALMYLETRLSLGVVSNYSLSLLGYALALSGSSSAATAVSQLMERAETIDGVPTWSSPDVGLSSSWQPRSADIEMVAYLLLTLHKLGRTAEGVGLLKWLSRQRSHRGGFGSTQDTIVALQALSTLAVFGNSHHFDLAVRVTMESSTVASFNIHQSNYMLLQSQQLQPPEELLLHVTAEGRGLALFQLTVFYNVRNEKLMRRRREVDVHEAFYLHTELRDVDMTSSYLDVCTSLSEHVGLSATGMAILEVGLLSGFSVAPDAIQTDEVIKAVEMHPGKVVVYLDSVTTDEMCLQILMHAEYKVAKVQEATVSIYDYYEPRRRTVRTYMSEKRNTMSTCSFCGHDCSECRVEDYYEHSSASRSSNNSFLLLALPAALLFTIVFSL
- the cd109 gene encoding CD109 antigen isoform X2: MQMERLQVLGFFSLFILHAAQSTSHSSHPVYLLLAPRILRSGVPPSLTVSILTDSEVVVSAHIVHGNQTVSSASATVGGGSTQQLTMPPIVKSNSSYVHPYTLEVKGHEGSHQLFFNSTELRFDPKDVSTFIQTDKRNYLPGQVVKIRAVSIHPDGKPYVSPVDVTIADPRGNLLRQWLSVDGVLGVVSREFQLSENPPLGEWTIVATVDGVSSKKQINVAHYVLPNFEVMIDVPEVIFHEDTLWGSVTAKYMYGKPVQGHMFLTFLHHFHGIVDVYEEDREIDGTEDFSFSLPDFHSMNRRAVDFDYYEGYMEEQHLTVVVNVTEHLTGLTYSSSAVVSLEQYKYKLSFHGYSKMLRPSLKFVATLKISTYNNQPLSLEDQRNTVQVSVMQRKESPWNWKMDQVLEMRPRSSNVSGPQHPEQMPLKQMEFPVPADGVVPLHVLVMNETETLTIDASFGDSHSTLQLYRSYTSPSHTYLQIQKPSTPAEVDSPVLLHIQKNFPVTEIHYIVKSRGRVVSAGNSSGDLTLFPEVSWAPLACVIVFCVRPDGEIVNDVLQLPIKPALHNQVSLSWSDTVTQPGDDVTLRVKVAEPGSLVGILVVDKATRGRGSNNDITKMRVMEEIKQYSVSAADAFSDMLTMGDPHSVFKICDFVALTDATLHEMKNPMRPTLREGMYHLTHADDQPTQQQQDARERQNFPETWMWLDTNVSDSDTKELRVTAPDSITAWVATAFVMSENLGLGVVEEPAELTVFQDFFLSLNLPAFIIRGEELLLEIVLFNYLLHDLEVMVTVAQSDTFEFVFPDNDALSVPGVRRLSMGSQSGTAVLVPIRPLVLGEIPISVKAKSYAASDFVRRMLLVKAEGIEQTFSASLLLEVSPSQSSVSTHVSFTLPADLVQGSERAVVTVVGDILGPSISGLDSLIQMPYGCGEQNMINFAPNVYVLQYLSATGQADQDTTDRATRYMLTGYERELTFQRKDDSFSAFGDRDSSGSTWLSAMVLRCFLQARSFIAIDEHVLQGTAAWLGSQQGADGSFEEHGRVIHTELKGGQASVVSLTAYVLIALLEDDSVKAQYGSQVSSALMYLETRLSLGVVSNYSLSLLGYALALSGSSSAATAVSQLMERAETIDGVPTWSSPDVGLSSSWQPRSADIEMVAYLLLTLHKLGRTAEGVGLLKWLSRQRSHRGGFGSTQDTIVALQALSTLAVFGNSHHFDLAVRVTMESSTVASFNIHQSNYMLLQSQQLQPPEELLLHVTAEGRGLALFQLTVFYNVRNEKLMRRRREVDVHEAFYLHTELRDVDMTSSYLDVCTSLSEHVGLSATGMAILEVGLLSGFSVAPDAIQTDEVIKAVEMHPGKVVVYLDSVTTDEMCLQILMHAEYKVAKVQEATVSIYDYYEPRRRTVRTYMSEKRNTMSTCSFCGHDCSECRVEDYYEHSSASRSSNNSFLLLALPAALLFTIVFSL
- the cd109 gene encoding CD109 antigen isoform X4, producing MPPIVKSNSSYVHPYTLEVKGHEGSHQLFFNSTELRFDPKDVSTFIQTDKRNYLPGQVVKIRAVSIHPDGKPYVSPVDVTIADPRGNLLRQWLSVDGVLGVVSREFQLSENPPLGEWTIVATVDGVSSKKQINVAHYVLPNFEVMIDVPEVIFHEDTLWGSVTAKYMYGKPVQGHMFLTFLHHFHGIVDVYEEDREIDGTEDFSFSLPDFHSMNRRAVDFDYYEGYMEEQHLTVVVNVTEHLTGLTYSSSAVVSLEQYKYKLSFHGYSKMLRPSLKFVATLKISTYNNQPLSLEDQRNTVQVSVMQRKESPWNWKMDQVLEMRPRSSNVSGPQHPEQMPLKQMEFPVPADGVVPLHVLVMNETETLTIDASFGDSHSTLQLYRSYTSPSHTYLQIQKPSTPAEVDSPVLLHIQKNFPVTEIHYIVKSRGRVVSAGNSSGDLTLFPEVSWAPLACVIVFCVRPDGEIVNDVLQLPIKPALHNQVSLSWSDTVTQPGDDVTLRVKVAEPGSLVGILVVDKATRGRGSNNDITKMRVMEEIKQYSVSAADAFSDMLTMGDPHSVFKICDFVALTDATLHEMKNPMRPTLPGEGMYHLTHADDQPTQQQQDARERQNFPETWMWLDTNVSDSDTKELRVTAPDSITAWVATAFVMSENLGLGVVEEPAELTVFQDFFLSLNLPAFIIRGEELLLEIVLFNYLLHDLEVMVTVAQSDTFEFVFPDNDALSVPGVRRLSMGSQSGTAVLVPIRPLVLGEIPISVKAKSYAASDFVRRMLLVKAEGIEQTFSASLLLEVSPSQSSVSTHVSFTLPADLVQGSERAVVTVVGDILGPSISGLDSLIQMPYGCGEQNMINFAPNVYVLQYLSATGQADQDTTDRATRYMLTGYERELTFQRKDDSFSAFGDRDSSGSTWLSAMVLRCFLQARSFIAIDEHVLQGTAAWLGSQQGADGSFEEHGRVIHTELKGGQASVVSLTAYVLIALLEDDSVKAQYGSQVSSALMYLETRLSLGVVSNYSLSLLGYALALSGSSSAATAVSQLMERAETIDGVPTWSSPDVGLSSSWQPRSADIEMVAYLLLTLHKLGRTAEGVGLLKWLSRQRSHRGGFGSTQDTIVALQALSTLAVFGNSHHFDLAVRVTMESSTVASFNIHQSNYMLLQSQQLQPPEELLLHVTAEGRGLALFQLTVFYNVRNEKLMRRRREVDVHEAFYLHTELRDVDMTSSYLDVCTSLSEHVGLSATGMAILEVGLLSGFSVAPDAIQTDEVIKAVEMHPGKVVVYLDSVTTDEMCLQILMHAEYKVAKVQEATVSIYDYYEPRRRTVRTYMSEKRNTMSTCSFCGHDCSECRVEDYYEHSSASRSSNNSFLLLALPAALLFTIVFSL